A window of Halomonas sp. H10-9-1 contains these coding sequences:
- a CDS encoding NAD-dependent deacylase produces MTERQAPHLVVLSGAGISAESGIQTFRAADGLWADHPVEEVATPGAWRRDPARVLAFYNARRDQVRRARPNLAHRALAALEQQGFRVSIITQNIDDLHERAGSRHVLHLHGEILKARSSVDRRMHYPLPRGGIELGDICDKGSQLRPDVVWFGEEVPHFGEACEIVGSADLVLVVGTSLAVMPAASLLQHAPLEAPCVLVDPEAEALAPPGVACLSQSAGEGVPALVRHWRREGRLWLPETLWAP; encoded by the coding sequence ATGACTGAGCGACAGGCCCCGCACCTGGTGGTGTTGAGCGGCGCGGGCATCAGCGCCGAGAGTGGTATCCAGACCTTCCGCGCGGCGGATGGGCTGTGGGCCGATCATCCCGTCGAGGAGGTGGCCACCCCCGGCGCCTGGCGGCGTGACCCGGCGCGGGTGCTGGCCTTCTACAATGCGCGTCGCGACCAGGTGCGCCGGGCCCGGCCCAACCTCGCCCACAGGGCCCTGGCAGCGCTGGAGCAGCAGGGCTTCCGGGTCAGCATCATCACCCAGAATATCGATGACCTGCACGAGCGGGCCGGCTCTCGCCACGTGCTCCACCTGCACGGCGAGATCCTCAAGGCGCGCTCCTCGGTGGATCGGCGCATGCACTATCCGCTGCCCCGGGGCGGCATCGAGCTGGGCGACATCTGCGACAAGGGCAGCCAGCTGCGCCCCGACGTGGTGTGGTTCGGCGAGGAGGTGCCCCACTTCGGTGAAGCCTGCGAGATCGTCGGCAGCGCCGACCTGGTGCTGGTGGTCGGCACATCGCTGGCCGTGATGCCGGCCGCCTCGCTGCTGCAGCACGCCCCCCTCGAGGCGCCCTGCGTACTGGTCGATCCCGAGGCCGAGGCACTGGCCCCGCCGGGGGTGGCGTGCCTCAGCCAGTCCGCGGGCGAGGGAGTGCCGGCGCTGGTGCGTCACTGGCGGCGCGAGGGGCGGCTATGGCTGCCGGAGACACTGTGGGCGCCGTGA